One genomic window of Pseudopipra pipra isolate bDixPip1 chromosome 17, bDixPip1.hap1, whole genome shotgun sequence includes the following:
- the RBPJL gene encoding LOW QUALITY PROTEIN: recombining binding protein suppressor of hairless-like protein (The sequence of the model RefSeq protein was modified relative to this genomic sequence to represent the inferred CDS: deleted 1 base in 1 codon), translating into MGIGIGIGTWTGIGIGTWTGIGIGTWTGTGMGVGTGLTRTLLTLLLSSPPAGAAVPAEPPTHPCRPRSRSPPRCWLRSNPYQANLLRDGVRRYLQLPADQTVLILHAKVAQKSYGNEKRFFCPPPCVYLSGPGWKLKQEQIKARDLGEAGFRVCGYMGLDSMGSSLMETQKLSFEEQPDAKGFSCAKALYISDTDKRKHFRLVLRLFFSNGQEIGTFHSKLIKVISKPSQKKQSLKNTDLCISSGSKVSLFNRLRSQTVSTRYLSVEGGAFIASARQWAAFTLHLADECCPRSEFPLREGYIRYGSVVQLVCTATGVTLPPLIIRKVMKQYAMLDVDEPISQLHKCAFQFQGSDRMYLCLSTEKVIQFQASPCPKESNRELLNDGSCWTIISTETVEYTFSESLACVREPVSPVPLIAALQLTGGGDVAMLEVQGEYFHTHLKVWFGDVEAETMYRSPKSLVCVVPDVSAFGSDWRWLRYPLTVPLLLIRDDGLIYSSSFTFTYTPEQSCIPGQQVLSDVPQDSDKLLDSIHQEFTRTNFHLFMQS; encoded by the exons ATGGGGATCGGGATAGGGATCGGGACCTGGACCGGGATAGGGATCGGGACCTGGACcgggatagggatagggaccTGGACTGGGACCGGGATGGGGGTCGGGACGGGGCTCACCCgcaccctcctcaccctcctcctctcctct cctcccgcAGGGGCGGCGGTGCCCGCGGAGCCCCCGACTCACCCGTGCCGGCCGCGGAGCCGCTCCCCGCCGCGCTGCTGGCTCAG GTCCAACCCTTACCAAGCCAACCTGCTGCGGGACGGCGTGCGGAGGTacctgcagctgccagcagacCAGACCGTGCTCATCCTGCACGCCAAGGTCGCACAGAAATCGTATGGCAACGAAAAAAG GTTTTTCTGCCCCCCACCTTGTGTTTACCTGAGCGGGCCAGGATGGAAGTTAAAACAGGAGCAGATAAAAG CCAGGGACCTGGGAGAGGCTGGATTTCGGGTGTGTGGGTACATGGGGCTGGACAGCATGGGCAGCAGCCTGATGGAGACCCAGAAGCTCAGCTTTGAGGAGCAGCCAGATGCAAAG GGGTTCAGCTGTGCCAAGGCACTGTACATCTCGGACACGGACAAGCGCAAACACTTCCGCCTGGTCCTGAGGCTCTTCTTCAGCAACGGGCAGGAGATTGGCACCTTCCACAGCAAGCTCATCAAGGTCATCTCCAAACCCTCGCAGAAGAAGCAGTCACTGAAGAACACGGACC TCTGCATCTCCTCGGGCTCCAAAGTCTCTCTCTTCAACCGCCTGCGCTCCCAGACCGTCAGCACCCGGTACCTGTCTGTGGAGGGGGGAGCCTTCATCGCCAGCGCCAGGCAGTGGGCAGCCTTCACCCTCCACCTGG CCGATGAGTGCTGCCCCCGGAGCGAGTTCCCCCTGCGGGAAGGGTATATCCGCTACGGCTCCGTGGTCCAGCTGGTCTGCACGGCCACCGGCGTCACACTGCCACCCCTG ATCATCCGGAAGGTGATGAAGCAGTATGCCATGCTGGACGTGGACGAGCCCATCTCCCAGCTCCACAAGTGTGCCTTCCAGTTCCAAGGCAGTGACCGCATGTACCTGTGTCTCTCCACAGAGAAAGTTATCCAGTTCCAG GCATCTCCCTGCCCGAAGGAATCCAACCGGGAGCTGCTGAACGACGGCTCGTGCTGGACCATCATCAGCACGGAGACGGTGGAATACACCTTCAGCGAGAGCCTGGCCTGCGTCCGCGAGCCCGTCAGCCCCGTGCCCCTCATCGCTGCCCTGCAG CTCACGGGCGGCGGGGACGTGGCCAtgctggaggtgcagggggaGTATTTCCACACACACCTCAAGGTCTGGTTCGGAGATGTGGAAGCAGAGACGATGTACAG GAGCCCCAAGTCCCTTGTGTGTGTCGtccctgatgtctctgcctTTGGCAGTGACTGGAGGTGGCTGCGGTATCCCCTCACTGTCCCACTCCTGCTGATCAGGGATGATGGCCTCATCTACTCCAGCTCCTTCACATTCACCTACACCCCGGAGCAGAGCTGCATCCCAGGGCAGCAGGTCCTCTCAGATGTCCCCCAGGACTCAGACAAATTACTTGACAGCATCCATCAGGAGTTCACCAGGACTAACTTCCACCTCTTCATGCAGAGCTAG
- the MATN4 gene encoding matrilin-4, which translates to MMKLLPVAPLLLLLLTTLEARPKPAALKCRTGPLDIVFVIDSSRSVRPFEFETMRRFMIDIIGNLDVGPNATRVGVIQYSSQVQNIFSLKTFFTRAEMERAINSIIPLAQGTMTGLAIQYVMNVAFTAQEGARPPHKRIPRIAIIVTDGRPQDRVTEVATQARNAGIEIYAVGIQRADMNSLRAMASPPLEEHVFLVESFELIQQFGKQFQDKLCGVDMCVEQEHGCQHSCVSTPGSFYCECNPGYRLNVDGKTCSPIDACADGRHGCQHHCVSTRGSYSCRCRPGYYLGQNKRSCIMIDYCSFGNHSCQHECVSIPSGHYCRCRSGYTLQPDGRSCRATDLCNGVDHGCEFKCVSTEGSYHCMCPEGQQLQADGKTCSKCGAGHVDLVMVIDGSKSVRPQNFELVKQFVNRIVDLLDVSPHGTRVGLVQYSSRVRTEFPLNKYHSADEIKKAVMDVEYMEKGTMTGLALKHMVEHSFSELEGARPLSHNIPRIGLVFTDGRSQDDISEWARRAKESGIVMFAVGVGKAVEEELRAIASEPVEQHFSYSADFTTMTHLVENFSLNICPEEGKGETEIRSPCECEALVQFQTNTVAILQSLTEKIAQMTARLEDLEKQIANKK; encoded by the exons ATGATGAAGCTCCTGCCTGTTGcccctctcctcctgcttctcctgACGACACTGGAAGCCAGACCAAAACCTGCAG ccctgaaGTGCAGGACGGGTCCCCTGGACATCGTGTTTGTGATCGACAGCTCCCGCAGCGTGCGCCCCTTCGAGTTCGAGACCATGCGGCGCTTCATGATCGACATCATCGGCAACCTGGACGTGGGCCCCAACGCCACGCGGGTGGGGGTGATCCAGTACTCCAGCCAGGTGCAGAACATCTTCTCCCTCAAGACCTTCTTCACGCGGGCGGAGATGGAGAGGGCCATCAACAGCATCATCCCGCTGGCCCAGGGCACCATGACGGGGCTGGCCATCCAGTACGTCATGAACGTGGCCTTCACCGCGCAGGAGGGCGCGCGCCCTCCGCACAAGAGGATCCCCCGCATCGCCATCATCGTGACGGACGGGCGGCCCCAGGACCGTGTCACCGAGGTGGCCACCCAGGCCCGGAATGCTGGCATTGAGATCTACGCCGTGGGCATCCAGCGGGCAGACATGAACTCGCTGCGGGCCATGGCCTCGCCGCCCCTGGAGGAGCACGTCTTCCTGGTGGAGTCCTTTGAGCTCATCCAGCAGTTTGGGAAGCAGTTCCAGGACAAACTTTGCG GAGTGGATATGTGTGTGGAGCAGGAGCAcggctgccagcacagctgtgtcAGCACCCCTGGCTCCTTCTACTGCGAGTGCAACCCCGGCTACAGGCTCAACGTGGATGGAAAGACATGTTCCC CCATTGATGCCTGTGCAGATGGGAGACATGGCTGTCAGCACCACTGTGTCAGCACTCGGGGGTCGTACTCGTGCCGCTGCCGGCCAGGTTACTACCTCGGCCAGAACAAGAGGAGCTGCATTA TGATCGATTACTGCAGCTTCGGGAACCACAGCTGCCAGCACGAGTGTGTGAGCATTCCCAGCGGGCACTACTGCCGCTGCCGCAGCGGGTACACGCTGCAGCCCGACGGCAGGTCCTGCAGGG CCACTGACCTCTGCAATGGGGTGGATCACGGCTGCGAGTTCAAGTGTGTGAGCACAGAGGGCTCCTACCACTGCATGTGCCCTGAgggccagcagctccaggctgatgGGAAGACATGCAGCA AGTGTGGAGCTGGGCATGTCGACCTGGTGATGGTGATCGATGGCTCCAAGAGTGTCCGTCCCCAAAACTTTGAGCTGGTGAAGCAGTTTGTGAACCGCATCGTGGACCTGCTGGACGTGTCCCCCCACGGCACACGGGTGGGACTGGTGCAGTACTCCAGCCGCGTCCGCACCGAGTTCCCCCTCAACAAGTACCACAGCGCGGATGAGATCAAGAAGGCGGTGATGGATGTGGAGTACATGGAGAAAGGCACCATGACAGGCCTTGCCCTCAAGCACATGGTGgagcacagcttctctgagctgGAAGGTGCCAGGCCTCTCTCCCACAACATCCCCAGAATTGGGCTCGTCTTCACAGATGGACGCTCCCAGGACGACATCTCCGAATGGGCCAGGAGAGCAAAGGAGTCAG GGATCGTCATGTTTGCTGTGGGCGTCGGAAAGGCCGTGGAAGAGGAGCTGAGAGCAATCGCCTCCGAGCCGGTGGAGCAGCACTTCTCCTACTCAGCGGACTTCACCACCATGACCCACCTTGTGGAGAACTTCTCACTGAACATCTGCCCAG AGGAAGGCAAAGGGGAGACAGAGATCCGCAGCCCGTGTGAGTGCGAGGCGCTGGTGCAGTTCCAGACAAACACCGTGGCCATCCTGCAGAGCCTGACGGAGAAAA TTGCTCAGATGACAGCCAGACTTGAAGACTTGGAAAAGCAGATTGCCAACAAGAAGTGA
- the LOC135423827 gene encoding antileukoproteinase-like gives MLPLVLMKASRRHNAIDRGKKGHGSMRSVAALVLVGMLILWAELPTGSAWSCPPVRIVCALHNPPNRCNSDRQCPRFRKCCPTYCGRRCIPKPSRGPIHV, from the exons atgctCCCTCTTGTCCTGATGAAG GCTTCCAGAAGACACAACGCAatagacagaggaaaaaag GGACACGGCAGCATGAGGTCGGTGGCCGCCCTTGTCCTGGTGGGGATGCTCATCCTCTGGGCAGAACTGCCAACAG GCAGCGCCTGGTCCTGCCCACCCGTCCGCATCGTCTGCGCGCTGCACAACCCCCCGAACCGGTGCAACAGCGACCGGCAGTGCCCCCGGTTCAGGAAGTGCTGCCCCACCTACTGCGGGAGGAGATGCATCCCGAAGCCCAGCAGAGGCCCCATCCACG TGTGA